One Argiope bruennichi chromosome 5, qqArgBrue1.1, whole genome shotgun sequence DNA segment encodes these proteins:
- the LOC129968814 gene encoding three-prime repair exonuclease 1-like yields MENFLKMMLPDSDPNCKTVSTLVFMDLEATGLPSYVGKRNVHITELSLVAIDRSDFESDSSLRVLNKLNLCIRPRTTISPTAMTITGLYNDILEKQEKFDESIPKLLEYFFRRLRRPLCLLAHNGNRYDFPLLQAELRHINYELDGEILCADTLEAFRSIVSNTTVDVDPVLNPNNEKQQNDEVAPNMLENTSKNERIAISEDETDKMLSDDLDLFISLEVPEMENTTENKNVSSEVMPFPDEFTTPTSKNTETIAIKRPRKKFKQDPSWTPKRQYQTTTSTKPNPTQIKRQLFANRTSETNTVYSKPTQFSLEKLYYHYFGESPPKSHYAEADCIALSKVCQKISADFLKWIDAHSTSFNETPAMW; encoded by the exons atggaaaattttctgaaaatgatgcTTCCAGACAGTGATCCAAATTGCAAAACAGTGTCTACACTTGTCTTCATGGACTTGGAAGCTACTGGACTGCCATCATATGTAGGAAAAAGAAATGTTCACATTACAGAATTATCACTGGTTGCAATTGATCGTTCTGATTTTGAATCGGATAGTTCACTTAGAGTTCTAAACAAATTAAACCTTTGTATTCGTCCACGTACTACCATTTCACCAACAGCCATGACAATAACAG gatTATATAACGACATACTTGAAAAGCAGGAAAAGTTTGATGAATCAATCCCAAAActactagaatatttttttcgacGCCTCAGACGACCTCTATGCTTATTAGCACATAATGGTAACAGATATGACTTTCCTCTACTACAAGCTGAACTCAGGCATATAAACTATGAATTAGATGGGGAAATATTATGTGCTGATACACTGGAAGCATTTCGTTCAATAGTTTCAAATACAACAGTGGATGTTGATCCAGTTTTGAATCCAAATAATGAAAAACAGCAGAATGATGAAGTTGCACCAAATATGTTAGAAAATACctctaaaaatgaaagaattgcaATATCTGAAGATGAAACAGATAAAATGCTGTCAGATGATTTGGATCTTTTTATTTCCCTTGAAGTTCCAGAGATGGAAAacacaacagaaaataaaaatgtttcgtcTGAAGTGATGCCTTTTCCAGATGAATTTACAACACCAACATCAAAAAATACAGAGACCATTGCGATAAAAAGACCtcgtaaaaaatttaaacaagatcCATCATGGACACCAAAACGGCAGTATCAAACAACTACTTCAACTAAACCTAATCCAACGCAAATCAAAAGACAACTTTTCGCAAATCGTACTTCAGAAACAAACACTGTATATTCCAAACCAACTCAATTTTctctagaaaaattatattatcattattttggtGAAAGCCCACCTAAGAGTCATTATGCAGAAGCAGATTGTATTGCTTTGAGTAAAGTATGCCAAAAAATAAGCGCCGACTTTTTAAAATGGATAGATGCTCATAGCACATCATTTAATGAAACTCCAGCAATGTGGTAA